A single window of Halobacillus naozhouensis DNA harbors:
- a CDS encoding TetR/AcrR family transcriptional regulator, producing the protein MGPRGRKKGSVGVESKECLLSIAAEEFAEKGYYKTTISTIVKRAGFSQPTFYLYFTSKEHIYSELVQSFQEKLKQLTSASRLEPALDTNSLPERITTSLSSIFQFFTDYPHLTKIGFYESEEATNIKQAMADQIHENLISEQQNNYFSSHLNMELIAQVLVGAIERLTITKLFSNEATSAGLAKEIVDFFLYGMVPRETK; encoded by the coding sequence ATGGGGCCGCGAGGAAGAAAAAAAGGATCGGTCGGTGTGGAAAGCAAAGAATGTTTATTATCCATTGCTGCAGAAGAATTCGCTGAGAAAGGCTATTATAAGACTACAATCAGCACAATTGTAAAACGAGCCGGATTCAGTCAGCCCACTTTCTACTTATATTTCACAAGCAAAGAGCATATTTATAGTGAGCTGGTCCAATCTTTTCAGGAAAAATTAAAGCAGCTCACCTCAGCGAGTCGGTTAGAACCAGCACTGGATACGAATTCTCTTCCAGAGCGAATCACCACGAGTCTTTCTTCAATTTTTCAATTTTTCACGGATTACCCGCATTTGACGAAAATCGGTTTCTATGAATCGGAAGAAGCCACAAATATCAAGCAAGCGATGGCGGACCAGATTCATGAAAATTTGATTTCCGAGCAACAGAACAATTATTTTTCCAGCCACTTGAACATGGAGTTAATTGCCCAGGTGTTAGTAGGTGCGATTGAGAGACTCACCATCACGAAACTATTCTCCAATGAAGCGACATCTGCTGGTTTAGCCAAGGAAATCGTCGACTTTTTTCTATATGGGATGGTACCGAGGGAAACAAAATAA